In Rissa tridactyla isolate bRisTri1 chromosome 2, bRisTri1.patW.cur.20221130, whole genome shotgun sequence, a single window of DNA contains:
- the FERD3L gene encoding fer3-like protein, which produces MSASLFPAHQRPGLLDELHGRAPQVPCPEGLLGASVLDFVADLSLGSPQVPPRAGPNLGLCEVTSGPPFGDRALSLREGMARGLPLAAFGDGDPEDDEEEEEEERMRSASLLDRPRRKRVITYAQRQAANIRERKRMFNLNEAFDQLRKKVPTFAYEKRLSRIETLRLAIVYISFMTELLDGCSRQEAS; this is translated from the coding sequence ATGTCAGCCAGCCTCTTCCCAGCCCACCAGCGCCCGGGGCTGCTGGATGAGCTGCACGGCAGAGCCCCGCAAGTGCCCTGCCCAGAGGGGCTGCTGGGCGCCTCGGTGCTGGATTTCGTGGCCGACCTCTCCCTGGGCTCCCCCCAGGTCCCTCCCCGGGCCGGCCCGAACCTGGGGCTCTGCGAGGTCACCTCCGGGCCTCCCTTTGGGGACAGAGCCCTGTCGCTCCGGGAGGGGATGGCCCGCgggctgcccctggctgcctTCGGAGACGGAGATCCCGAAGacgacgaggaggaggaggaagaggagaggatgcGCAGCGCTTCCCTCCTGGACAGACCCAGGAGAAAGCGGGTTATCACCTATGCCCAGCGCCAGGCTGCCAACATACGGGAGAGGAAGAGGATGTTCAACCTCAACGAGGCGTTTGATCAGCTGAGGAAGAAGGTGCCCACCTTCGCCTACGAGAAGAGGCTCTCCCGGATAGAGACATTGCGCCTGGCCATCGTGTACATCTCCTTCATGACTGAGCTCCTGGAcggctgcagcaggcaggaggcGAGCTAG